Below is a genomic region from Brassica oleracea var. oleracea cultivar TO1000 chromosome C9, BOL, whole genome shotgun sequence.
NNNNNNNNNNNNNNNNNNNNNNNNNNNNNNNNNNNNNNNNNNNNNNNNNNNNNNNNNNNNNNNNNNNNNNNNNNNNNNNNNNNNNNNNNNNNNNNNNNNNNNNNNNNNNNNNNNNNNNNNNNNNNNNNNNNNNNNNNNNNNNNNNNNNNNNNNNNNNNNNNNNNNNNNNNNNNNNNNNNNNNNNNNNNNNNNNNNNNNNNNNNNNNNNNNNNNNNNNNNNNNNNNNNNNNNNNNNNNNNNNNNNNNNNNNNNNNNNNNNNNNNNNNNNNNNNNNNNNNNNNNNNNNNNNNNNNNNNNNNNNNNNNNNNNNNNNNNNNNNNNNNNNNNNNNNNNNNNNNNNNNNNNNNNNNNNNNNNNNNNNNNNNNNNNNNNNNNNNNNNNNNNNNNNNNNNNNNNNNNNNNNNNNNNNNNNNNNNNNNNNNNNNNNNNNNNNNNNNNNNNNNNNNNNNNNNNNNNNNNNNNNNNNNNNNNNNNNNNNNNNNNNNNNNNNNNNNNNNNNNNNNNNNNNNNNNNNNNNNNNNNNNNNNNNNNNNNNNNNNNNNNNNNNNNNNNNNNNNNNNNNNNNNNNNNNNNNNNNNNNNNNNNNNNNNNNNNNNNNNNNNNNNNNNNNNNNNNNNNNNNNNNNNNNNNNNNNNNNNNNNNNNNNNNNNNNNNNNNNNNNNNNNNNNNNNNNNNNCCTACAACTTTGTTGTGAAGAGAGGAGGGAGATTCCTGTTCGGGACCTGGTGCCGTGGTGCCCCCGGAGATATTCGTTGGAGTAGGTTCTGGGTTCTGAGGAATATCTCCAATTTCCTCGTTATCCCCTGTGGTTTGTGTAGCGTTCCTAGATGCGTTTTTAAGAGCGGTGCGGCTTCTTGTTTGGACTTTATAGACAAGTGGCTCCGAGGTCTGGATGGTGCCCCCGGAGGTACTCGTAGAGTTAGGCTCTAGGGAGTCTGAACTTCGGTGAGTACCTTCACTTTTGTCGTTGTTTTCCGGGTTCTGGGTTGCTTTCCTGGAGGTGCGCTTTCTAAAGCTGCGTGTTCTAGTTTTCGGGAACCAGAATGTCGTGAAAACTTGGGTAGCTACCGTCGGGAGGCTGTTATCCTCTATTTTTTCCTTTGGTTTGCTATCCATCTCAGCCTTGGTAGCTATGTCGATACTTGGCTTCTCGATTCCTTCCACGGGTATAATTCGTTTTACGAGAGGGTCGGATGTGGAAGCTAATGCGGCGAGCGCGTCTGCTGAGGAGTTCTCCCCTCGTGGGATCCTCGTTAGCTCGAACTTGTCAAACTGCTTTGTGAGGTTTAGGACGACCTCGAGGTATGCCCCCATTCTTTCGTCCCTTGTTTCGTATTCCCCGTGAAACTGGCTAGCTACCAGCTGCGAGTCGCTGTAGGCGTTTAGCTCCCGAATTCCGAGGCTCAGGGCGAGCTTTAATCCAGCGATTAGTGCTTCGTACTCGGCCTGTTGTTGGAAGCGTTAAATCCAAGTCTATAGGATTGTTCGATGGTTTCTCCGGCTGAGGAGGTTAGTCTTAAACCGACACCGGAGCCTTGCCTTGACGAGGCTCCGTCCACGTATAGGCTCCATTTCGGAACCTCTGTTTCCTGGTCTAGATGTTCGGATGCTAGCTCAATAACGAAATCGGCGAGGACCTGAGCTTTTGCTGCTGCTCGGGGTCTGTACTCGATGTCGTACTCGCTGAGCTCTATAGCCCATTTGGCTAATCGTGCGGATTGGCTAGGGCTATGCAGAATCGTCCGTAATGGTTGTGAGGTCATTACGATGATCGAGTGCGATTGGAAATAAGGTCGCAGCTTCCTGGCAGCTGTCACGATTGCTAGGGCTAGTTTTTCCATGGTGGGATATCTCGTCTCGGCGTCTATTAAGCTTTTGCTAGTATAATAGACAGGTCTCTGTTCGTTTTGTTCCTCTCGTACTAGCACTCCGCTGACTGCAGCTGCCGACACGGCGAGGTACAGGTACAGTGGTTCTCCTACTACAGGTTTGGATAGTATCGGAGGTTCCGAGAGGTAAGCCTTCAGCTGTTTGAAGGCTTCTTCGCACTTTTCATCCCATAAGAACTTCTTATTATTTTTCAGAAGTTTATAGAATGGAAGGCATTTATCGGTGGACCTGGAGATGAATCGATTTAGTGCTGCGATCCGTCCGGTCAATCTTTGTACCTCTCTGGTCGTTTTAGGTGATGGCATTTCCAGGAATGTCGCTATTTGTTTCGGGTTGGCTTCGATGCCTCTTTCGGTTACGAGGTAACCTAGGAATTCGCCGGAAGGTACTCCGAAGGTACACTTAGCTGGGTTTAGCTTCATGTCGTATTTGTTGAGGATTTCGAAACATTCTCTTAGATGGGAGATGTGGTCCTCCCCCTTTGAGGATTTGACTAACATGTCGTCGATGTAGACTTCCATGGTTTTTCCGAGTTGTCCAGCGAACATTTTATTTACTAACCTTTGATAGGTAGCTCCTGCGTTTTTCAAACCAAACGGCATGACCTTGTAACAATAGGTTCCTCGTTCAGTTATGAATGCGGTTTTCTCTTGATCCTCAGGATCCATCATAATCTGGTTATATCCTGAAAAGGCATCCATAAAGGACAAGAGCTGGTGTCCAGCCGTTGCTTCGACCAAACGATCGATATGAGGTAACGGGAAGCTGTCCTTAGGACAGGCTTTGTTTAAATCGGTGAAGTCTACACAGATTCTCCATTTCCCATTCTTCTTTTTTACTACCACTGGGTTAGCTAGCCAATCGGGGTATTGTACCTCTCGGATGGACCCGGCCTTTGTTAGTCGATCGACCTCGTCGTTGACAGCTTGGGCTTTTTCTAGACCTAGCTTACGACGTTTCTGTTTGATCGGTTTAAAAGTAGGGTCTACATTGAGCTTATGAGTGGTGACATTTGCATCTATGCCTTTCATGTCGCTGGTGGTCCATGCAAAGGTTTTGATATTCTGTTTTAGGAATTCGACGAGCTCCTTTTTGGTTTCGAGAGGTAGCTCGGATCCGATGCTCACATGTTTCTCAGGATTTGAGTCGTCGATGCTAACTTTTTCGGTGAGGTTCTTAGGGGGACCTCGGATATTTCGTTGCATTTCGCGACTCTCCTGGATCTGTAATTGCTATTGGGGGGATTCTTTTATGATCTCGAATCCTCCCAGGTAACAGATCCTTGAAATCTTTTGGCTACCGTGTATGGTAGCTATTCCGTTGGTTGTTGGAAATTTCACGCATTGGTGATAAGTTGAAGCTACTGCTTTCATCTTATGAATCCAAGGCCTTCCGAGGATTGCGTGGAAAGGGGATGGTTTGTCGACAACTATGAAGTTGGTCATTTTCATGACTCCGCCAGCTATAATTGGGAGCTTAATTGTTCCCAATGAGGTGGCTGTTTCACCTGAGAAACCTACGAGGTTGGATTTCTGGTCGACAATTTCGTAGTCGTCTATTTCCATTCCCTTTAGTGCGTTGTAGAAAATAAGATCGACGGAGCTTCCGGTGTCGATCATGAGCTTAGGTACCTCGTACCCTGCTATATTTAATGTTATGACAAGGGCATCGTCATGAGGTCTATCGAGGTCTAATGTCTCACTCTCCCAGAAAGAGATCTTAGTGTTAGACTCAGGCTTGGTCGGTTTGTACTGAGTGTTTGACACAGCTTTCCGTACGTGACTTTTAATAGAGTTAACGGAGTCTTGACACACATCCCTCCAAGGATGTAATCGATCCTTGAGCCAGGGCTCGATTGGGGAGGTGGTTTACTCAAGAGGGCCTCGATTTGTAGGCTTTTTCCTTGTGGAAACTTTCCAAGGATCATATCGACTCTCTTTTTGGGAGCTGGGGGTGGTGAGTCTGTTTCTTTTTCAGGTGACCTCTCGCGTTTTGGAGAGCTATCTCTGGGACCTCTCTTCTGATAAGGTTGTGGCTTTTTGAGGTCCACATCTTTTATTTCTCCGGCTGCGAATTTAGCAGCCAGTTGTCGTTGGAGGTCCCAACATTCTTCGGTTGAATGTCCCTTTCGATCGTGGTAAGAGCAATGTTTGCTCTCGTCATAACCTTTGGACCAGGGGGCTTTAGCTGTCGCGGCGACAGGTTTTTCTTCCTTGTCTTCCTCGACTACGTAAGAATGTTCTCCCTGGGTCTGATTATTTCGGGAGCTACCTCTTTTGTGAGGTCCCTTTCCATCGGAGGCTTCGCCTTTCGGGTGACTCTGGGGTTTTCTGTGGAGCTTATCTAATGCTGCCATTTCCTCCTCCAAGGTAATGTATCTAGAGGCCTTATGGAGGGCGTCATCGATAGTTGGAGGGGGATTTAGCGTTAGCTCCGAGAAGAAACCTGATTTATACCAGAGACCTCTCCTAAGAGCCTCAATGGCTACCTGATCGTTGGGATTCGAGAGTTTAGTTCTTACTGCTCTGAACTTTTCGATGTAGACTCGCAGTGAGTCTTCCAGTCCTTGTCTGATCTTCCAGAGGTCAGCCTCAGACGCTTGTTTCAGGATGTGAGTTGAATATTGCTTCATAAAGGCGTTAGCCAATTGATCGAAACTGTCTATAGAGTTCGGCTCGAGGCTGGAGAACCATTCGAGAGCTGTTCCGATCAGGTTTTCGGCAAATGTTCTGCAATATCCTGCATCACACTCTTCCTTTGTGAAGTGAGCTTTAACGATAGCTAATCGGAAGGCTCTTAAATAGGCCTTTGGGTCTGCGTTCCCATCGTATTCAGGAATCTTAATTTTTCGAGTATCTCTTATGTAAGAGTTGGCAATTCTATCGGTGAACGGAGTTCCACGAGTCTCCTCAATTAAGCTCTCGATTTCGGGAGCTGAGCTCGTTACCTTGTGAACTTGAGCTCCCAATTTCTGGAGAGCTGCGTGGGTTCGCTCCATGTACCTGCGAATTGCGTCAGGTCCCTCGAAGGGAAGGACATTTGGGTCATTATCAGATACTCGGCGAGCAGGTTCCTGGTGAGACCGAGCTCGGTCGTCTTCCCAGCTAGCTGGCGAAATAGGTCGCTCATTGGTCCTTAGGCTCCGAGCGAGGTTAGTGCGGAGAGCTGCAGGATCAGCATCCGTTCTTTTGTATTCGTCTGTGCTTGGGGTTGAAACCCTAGCTTGAAACACCGAAGCTGATGTTCTGCCCCCGGACGGTATGTTGGTTCCTGCTCCAGACCCGGAAGGAGGTGGCGGTGGAGGCAAACGGGTGCTCCCACCGGTGTTTCGATCAGGCATGGAGCTAGTTGTAGCTACATTGCTCCCCATGGTGCTGGTGATAGGAGGGGTAAACGCAGGAGCTGTCCTAGCGCGAGGCGTTTGGAAAGCAGGTTCCTGCCCTTCTGCACCTGGGCTATCAGGGGAGAAGTTCAGGCGCTCTCTAGGGAAGGAAGGGTCAGCTAACCGTTCATGGAAAGTGACTCCTCTTCCCTGGTGGACGGACGGTTGGGTCGTTGCGGATTGAGATCTGGTTATCTCTTCGAACTGTTGCTGCCGTTCGGCTAACTGTTGCACCGTTCGCTCGGTCTCTTGAGCTTTGTCCACTAACTGGAGCATCATCCGACGGATCTCAGAAAGCTGATCTTCCGTTTGGTTCGGAGCGGATTGATGCGATGGGTTATTGAGGGCTGAGGACCCAGAGTTGGTCCCTCCGGAGGCTCTCGGGTTATTTGCCCCCGGAGCAGTGCGGTTCGGTGAGCTATTGCTCTGGTTCGATTGATCGGGGTTAGATGGATTCGTTCCGTCTAATGGATTCATCCTTTAAGCTTTAGAGAAAGGGATTCGATTATTTGTCCCCACAGACGGCGCCAATTGTGAGAGACAAGGTTTTACTTCTTAGATTTAGGTTAGGTCAAGATAGATGAATGAGAATCGTGGGCTGAATCCCGTAAATAAACTTGAAGAATGAATATGATTTTATTGATGAGTTGAAAGATGATGAATACAAAGGAATGTATCTTGAGATGATTACTAAAGAATACGTAATGCTTTTAATCTAGTACAAAAGTTGATATATGGAAAAGAGATGGCTTGTCTTTTATCTTCTCCGTCTTTATATAGTCTAGGTTTCGTTGGCAACCCTTCAACTGTTCTCCGAGATATTCGGCTTCAATTACGGAACTCGCTTTAGGCTCCTCTTGACCGAGTCTCTTAAGGTGTTAGCTCACTTTCTGTCGTGACCTCTGCTATGATGTCTCCCAGGTCCAGTCGTCAGCTCGGCTTTCAGCTCCCTTTGTTATGATGGGCTTATCGCAACCCACATGCTAGCTCACGCTTATCGGTACCTCACCTGAGGGTCATATTCGGGTCCAACAGCGGTGGTGGTATTATCATTACCGGTGGGGAGGAGGTCAACATGAATGGCGGTGGAGAAGCAGGGAGCAACAAGTACGGTGGAGCAGTAGACTCTACCGGCAAGGCAGATCTGGTTTAGCTTTGCCTCAACGCCACGATGTCGTCGGATCTCGTAGATGAAGGGGGTTGAAAGACCACCAGAGGTGAAGAGGAAGGGCTGAACATCCCCGAAGGAAATCACCACCCATACTTTAACAATCAAAAGCCAGTCCTCAAAGCTTTGATTTGCTAAGTATTGGAGAGAGACCAGCCTGGAGACGTTTTCTTCAACCAAAATCTCCACATTACTACACCAATCTTGCAGAGGTGGAGACCCGGCCCTTAAGGCTAGGTTTGGCACGTAACGATCAAGCTGCGTGTTCATGGATCTGAAGGGACGATAGGGATGCGTACTGGTTCGATTCAGAGGTGAATGGAGTAGATCTGGCGGGACCGGTGGGTCTGGTGGCTCTGGGGAACGAGGAGGAGCGACGAGGTTCCCTGACAAGGTCCTCTCACCTAGAACGAACCGTTGTTCTGCTGAATCTACCTGACTCGAGGGTAGTAGCTTGAGCAGAGTCACACCTTCAGACAGCATGGAGCCAAACAGAGAAGAGACGCCGGAGTGAAGTGACGGAAAGGTCGGAGTGAAGTAACGGATAGACCGGAGAGAGTGGAGTCGCGGCGGTCAGAAGTGGAGCGGGCCGGAGGAGGGACACCGGAGGCAGAGGCTCATGTTGAAATCTTCGATCTAGCGGCTGCTTCGTAAGTCGTGCCTGGGAGCGTTAAGCTCTAGGGCGAACTCTGTCAGTCTTTAGAATCACTAAAAAAATAAGAACATCCTTAATATAATGAATCACGTTTTTTATCTTAAAACTCTTATTTAAGAGTCGGTTCTTAGTTTTTTTAGTTAAAAGTTAAGAGACAGATTATTATATTTCGCTAAGAACTCTACTTTAATAATCCTCCAATAATCTTGCTATTAGATTGAACAATTGTGTCGAGTTGTAAAATTTAATAACGCTTCCCACTTTCTACTTCGACTTGACTGCAATCACACATTTGCCCTTTAGCCATATATGTTTACGCACTCACACACAAACACAAACACAAGAACAGCTAAGAAACAAAAATCTAATAAAAAAGTTTTCTCTCTCTACATCATAACACGAGTTCTTGGCAGATTAAATGTTTTCTTCTTTTCTCCATATACGTGTTCATCAATGGCGTCTTCTCACTAAACCACTTGCCTATTTTTTTTGAAAGAACCCTTTTTATATTATATATATTGGCGCACATACTCTCTTACACTCTCAACGAAAGTTAACGTTTTTATTTCCACTTTTGTTGGAGACTCCGTTTCTGAAGCGATCGGCCATGGAAGCTGCAGAGCCCGTCAATGGCGGATCGGTACAGATCCAAAACGAAAATACGTCTCGAAAGCTTCCGAATTTCTTACAGAGCGTGAACATGAAATACGTCAAGCTCGGTTACCATCACCTCATCAAACAGCTCTTCAAGCTCTGTTTGGTTCCGTTAATGGCTGTCGTGATCTCAGAGATCTCGCGTTTAACACAAGACGACTTTCACAAGCTTTGGCTTCATCTCCAGTACAATCTCGTCTCCTTCATCCTCCTCTCGGCTTTAGCCGTGTTCGGCTGCACCGTCTTCGTCATGACCGGGCCCAGATCCGTTTACCTCGTGGACTACTCTTGTTACCTCCCTCCGGAGAGCCTTCGAGTCCCGTACAAGAATTTCATGGATCACTCCAAAGTCATCGAAGACTTCAACGAGTCTTCTCTCGAGTTTCAGAGAGGAAGATTCTCGAGAGATCGGGTTTGGGAGAAGAGACGTATCTCCCTGAGGGTTTGCACTGCATCCCTCCACGCACCACCATGGTGGCCGCGCGTGAGGAAGCAGAGCAGGTCATGTTTGGTTGTCTCGACAAACTCTTCGAGAACACCAAAATTAACCCTAGGGATATAGGTGTCTTTGGTCGTTAACTGCAGTTTGTTCAACCCGACTCCTTCGTTATCTGTCATGATTGTTAACAAGTATAAGCTTAGAGGGAACGTCAAAAGTTTCAATCTTGGTGGGATGGGATGTAGTGCTGGTGTTATCTCCATTGACTTAGCTAAAGATATGTTGCAAGTTCATAGGAAGACCTATGCTGTTGTGGTAAGCACGGAGAACATTACTCAAAACTGGTATTTTGGGAACAAGAAGGCCATGCTGATCCCGAACTGCCTGTTTCGGGTCGGTGGGACGGCTGTTTTGCTTTCCAACAAGGCTAGTGATCGTAGGCGGTCCAAGTACATGATGGTTCATACGGTGAGGACTCATAAAGGAGCTAATGAGAAGGCTTTCAACTGTGTTTACCAAGAACAGGACGATAACGGGAAGACGGGCGTGTCTTTGTCGAAAGATCTTATGGCTATAGCTGGAGAAGCGCTTAAGGCCAACATCACTACTTTAGGTCCTTTGGTTCTTCCCATAAGCGAGCACATTCTGTTTTTCGCCACTTTGGTTGCGAAGAAGCTGTTTAACGCTAAGATGAAGCCTTACATCCCTGATTTCAAGCTTGCATTTGATCATTTCTGTATCCATGCGGGTGGCAGAGCTATGATTGATGAGCTTGAGAAGAATCTGGAGCTTTCTCTAACACATGTGGAGGCATCGGGGATGACGTTGCATAGATTTGGAAACACTTCGTCGAGCTCTATCTGGTATGAGCTGGCTTATATAGAGGCCTAGGGCAGGATTAAGAAAGGGGACAGGGTTTGGCAGATTGCTTTTGGAAGTGGGTTTAAGTGTAATAGGGCGGTTTTGGTGGCACTGGACGATGTCAAGCCTTCGGTTAGTAGTCCATGGGAACACTGCATTGATCGATATCCGGTTAAGCTTGACTACTAGTTTAATCAGAAACCACTTATCTGTTGTCACTGTGGTTAATTAGTACTAGTCTACTACTTCACTATTGTCTGCCTTATTTATTGTTTTCTGTTCCTTCTTTTTTCAATGGTTCAGTTGTTCTTTGTACTTTGCTTCTTTGGCTTTACACTCACATTGTGTTCTGTGGCATCTCAAAACGACAAATTTTTTGCATCCCTATTTGCCATACTAGTGGGAACATGAATCATAGTTTGCATACTTTGTAAGGCTCGAACAATGTTATCCTTTAAAGCTACCACAGAGAGTTTCTTTTTGAAGAAAATAACCAAACTAGGAGTTAATTTCTGGACAAAGCAAGATAGGATGCTAATACAATCAAACCAAACTGAAGCATGTAAAAGTTGTACGCAAGATAAACAAACCGCATGGATATCACATTCGAGCAATCACGATCTACTTTGCATTTTCATTGAGGTTCTATTTCAGATTCACTTGATGAGTCATAGAAGCCGTCTGCTGGAGTCTGGATTCGGTGCATCAGAATTCCACAGGACAACAAAGACTCTCGATTTTCGCCAAACATATAGCCTCTGCATTCGGTAAAAGCATTACTGGTCTTCATGGTTTTTAATTCAAACACAAAGATTCTCTCATGGCGGAACTTTGGTTCATTGAACACAACGGAGTTTCCTTTCATACCGGGAAGCTCTTTCGCCGAGCAGCAGAGACTCCAATCACAACCAAGAACCACCACTCGGTCCTTTATGTCATTAATGCGAACCCATCTCCTCTGGCCATCTTCTTCAAGCCTAAACAATCTAAACCACGAATGCTTATATTCATTACAATACGTTCCTAGAGTAAATCTCTGCACCAGGAAGAGCTCATCTCCTGACACAACCAGTCTCTCATCATAAGTCTCGGGAGACAATGTGACTGCTTGGATATCAGTAATTTGAAATGAGGGTTCGATAACAAAAACATGTCCTTGTCCACTCATATCAACAACATAAAACTTGCCTTTGAATGAAACCATATCTCGATATGCTGTAAACCTACCCTCGAGTTTAGTCCAGCCCTTGTCACAGCTTCTATACATCATTAAATCCCCCAACACTCCAGCTACTACTGCAAATTCTTTACCGTCCAAACGAAGAAACGCAACTCTCTTGGTATAACTCTCACTTCGTGTTCTATGGCGTATAGTTGTTATAGCATAGAAGTTTATCTGTATATAAAGGTTTTTTTAACTAGACTCGTTTCATAACCAGACTAACGAAGGAACAGAGTTATTCTTAGAGAAAATAAATAACTAAGGTAAAAGTAAAGCAAACCTTGTAATAATAACCCAATGGGATGATTTGAGAGTTTAGAGTGTTGAGTGTTGTCACATCTTTATATCTCCAAGCTCTATTTTGAAAAGGGCACATCAATATCTGTTCACCTGATTCTCCGTCGGTCACTTCAATCAACAGAAAGTCAGTACCAAAGGGAGTCTGGAATCTGAAGAGGAAAACTGGAATCTTTTTAAGTATGCACTGCGTATGGCCTTCGAACCGAGGCTTGTGATTGAAAACAGGTAGAAGGCTATTAAGGCCTAATCCGATCCTATAGCTCGGCCGAGGTATGGCTGATCGCCACGAGCTACAGACAGAACGGATGTGAACAATCTCAAAACATGTCTGAGAGCGACCACTGATTAGTTCCAGCAAGTCTTTTGGAAGCAACGACCAGTCTGCCATGGTAAGATCTGGCTATATGGGAAAGAGCTAAAAACACTTGAAAACTTAAGGTGAGATGTAAGTTGAAGAAGTCTTTCTTTATGCTCTTAACCAAAGCAGAAAGTCTTTGTTTATGTTCAGTTTTTGTTGTTGCCTTTATTTGTTATTTCAGCCAATGAGGAGGTGACAGTCAAAGACTGTCGCAGAGGCTAACATTTTCTAGTAATCTTTTTTAACGCTCACACAGTTGGTATATATATAGAGAGCCTTGGCAATATCTTTGTTTCTCCTTTCATTAGTTAAAAGTAAAAGAAAAAAGTAACATGACATAGTACATATGCTCAAGTATAAAATATGTCACTGAGCATATCAAAACCAACCTTTAGCTTTTATTCTCTTTTTTGAAGGAAAGATAAAGGGAAACCATACTTTTGGACCCGTATTCCGCATCCATTCGAAGAACAGCTCAAAACACGAGAAAGCAATGTCTAAGGGACGTATTCGACTTCAACCTTGGCTTCGAGCTGCGTGTAGAGACCGATAATTTAGAGATAAGGATAAGCTTGCATAGGTGGGTACGACCAAGTCAGGGAATATGCTGCTACAAGGATACCGACATTTGCGGTAACAGGAAAGAGAGGTTCCCTGAGATTTTCGGGATTGCGATAAGGAGATATATAAGAGGAAAGCAACGAGGACAAGTATAAAAAGAGAAAGAAGGTAAGAGATGGAGGACATTCAGGATCAACTACCTACATACTCGATATCTTTAGCAAACACATAACCTTTTATTATATCTTTGTAGTTTCGATCTTATTTCCTTTAAAAAGTGTAGCTCGATATTCATCAACACTATTCATTTTCGTCAACTCGAAATTGTTTACATCGTTGTTGCTCTAAGAAAATTGTTCCCTAGTTCTTTCTTCTCTAATCTTTATATACAAACACTCTAAAATACATAGTGTGAGTTTGAAGATCCACATTTAGGCGCCGGCTGTGGGAACGAAATAACACGCATCCTTTCTAAGAACCCGATCTAAGGTTTGTAAGCATGAAAATGGATCCATCTCTTATGGCTTTTGGAACCCCCGAACTATTCCATGATGCTATTGATCTTACTTGATCCGAAATAAGAAACAAAACCGATACCCCTCTCACAAGCTTAGAGCAGACCGAGTCAACCATAACAAATAGAACAAGCCTTCCACAACGGGCGTCAACGACCCCCTTTGGCACCTCATGGTCCTTCACTATGCCAATCGTCTATGCTCTCAAGTTTGGACCCA
It encodes:
- the LOC106316299 gene encoding LOW QUALITY PROTEIN: 3-ketoacyl-CoA synthase 9 (The sequence of the model RefSeq protein was modified relative to this genomic sequence to represent the inferred CDS: deleted 3 bases in 2 codons; substituted 1 base at 1 genomic stop codon): MEAAEPVNGGSVQIQNENTSRKLPNFLQSVNMKYVKLGYHHLIKQLFKLCLVPLMAVVISEISRLTQDDFHKLWLHLQYNLVSFILLSALAVFGCTVFVMTGPRSVYLVDYSCYLPPESLRVPYKNFMDHSKVIEDFNESSLEFQRKILERSGLGEETYLPEGLHCIPPRTTMVAAREEAEQVMFGCLDKLFENTKINPRDIGVLVVNCSLFNPTPSLSVMIVNKYKLRGNVKSFNLGGMGCSAGVISIDLAKDMLQVHRKTYAVVVSTENITQNWYFGNKKAMLIPNCLFRVGGTAVLLSNKASDRRRSKYMMVHTVRTHKGANEKAFNCVYQEQDDNGKTGVSLSKDLMAIAGEALKANITTLGPLVLPISEHILFFATLVAKKLFNAKMKPYIPDFKLAFDHFCIHAGGRAMIDELEKNLELSLTHVEASGMTLHRFGNTSSSSIWYELAYIEAXGRIKKGDRVWQIAFGSGFKCNRAVLVALDDVKPSVSSPWEHCIDRYPVKLDY
- the LOC106317411 gene encoding putative F-box protein At2g16290 gives rise to the protein MADWSLLPKDLLELISGRSQTCFEIVHIRSVCSSWRSAIPRPSYRIGLGLNSLLPVFNHKPRFEGHTQCILKKIPVFLFRFQTPFGTDFLLIEVTDGESGEQILMCPFQNRAWRYKDVTTLNTLNSQIIPLGYYYKINFYAITTIRHRTRSESYTKRVAFLRLDGKEFAVVAGVLGDLMMYRSCDKGWTKLEGRFTAYRDMVSFKGKFYVVDMSGQGHVFVIEPSFQITDIQAVTLSPETYDERLVVSGDELFLVQRFTLGTYCNEYKHSWFRLFRLEEDGQRRWVRINDIKDRVVVLGCDWSLCCSAKELPGMKGNSVVFNEPKFRHERIFVFELKTMKTSNAFTECRGYMFGENRESLLSCGILMHRIQTPADGFYDSSSESEIEPQ